CAGTCAGTCTTGCGCTCGGGATACTGCGGCAAGCCGTCCAGGATGTCGGCCCAAGGCGCCCTGGATGCCACGAAGGTGTGGAACTGTGGCCGGATTCCCGGGTCGCCATCGACCGTGCCCAGCCGGATCGAGACCTCGGGGCCGTCGGGCCACGTGCCGCCGAAGAGGCTCGAGCCGCAGGCGACGCAGAACGCCTTGACCGCGCCGCCCTCCGGCCGGAAGACGCGAACGAGCTCTGCTCCCGCGATCAACGTGAAGTGTTCTCGCCGCACGCGCCCCTGGGCGGACGCTGCGGCGCCGGAGTGCTTGCGACACCTCGTGCAGTGGCAGTAGCTCGCGCGAAGGAACGGACCTCGCACTTCGTAGCGCACGCCGGCGCAGAGACAGCCGCCCGTGATGACGTCGCTCATTGGGTGCGCACGCGATCGACCACGAACCGGATCGCTCCGAGCACGAGCTGCGGCTCGTCGTCCTGGATGTGGTGGCCGCTTCGGGTCGTCTCGATGTGCTCGCCGTTGCGCGACTGCCGGAACCACTCGTCGTGCATGGCGCGCCACGCTTCGTGCCCGGCTGCCGTTTGATTCACGGTCTGCGGATTGGGATCGACCTTCATGCTGGTGAGCACGGCAATGGGGATGTCCGGCAGGGGCTTCATCCCCTCGACCGCGCCGGCCGCTTGGATCCGCATCGTTTCACGCGTCTCGGCGGCTTCGGCACCCTTCAGGGTCTTGAGCTTCTCCTCGAAGAACGAACGGAACGCCGCCGGGTACGTGCCGTCGAGCTTGCCCCAACGTTGGACCTGCTGCTCGTGCGTCGCGTCGATGAGCACCAGGCCCGCGACTTCCGCCGGATACTCCGACGTGTAGAGGCGAACGATGAGCCCGCCGAACGAGGCACCGACGAGCACGTAGGGCGGCTTGACCTGGAGCCGCGCGAGCAGAGCGTGAAGCTCGGCCACCGCCGCGTGAAGCGTGAAGTCGTGCGGGCCGGGCTCCGACCGTCCGATCCCCGCCCGAGAGTACGCGACGACCGTGCTCAGCTCCGCCGCCGCCGGCGTGATCTGCGACCAGGTCTCGAGCTCGTTGCCCAGGCCGCCGACGAGGACGATCGCGGGCGCGCCCGCGCCGGCCCGCAGCGTGTCGAGACGGTAGCCGCCTACGTCGACCAGCTCGGCCGCAGGGGCGGCGAAGACCGCCGAGACGACGGTCAGGGCGCCGAAGATGATCGACTTTCGCATTCCTCAGCGCCGCGCTTTCGGCTTCGCTTTCTTTGCCGCTGACGTCTTCGTTCCGGCCTTCGGCTTCAGCGTGGCGACGTACGCATGGCTGGCGACGAAGTAGGGCTTCAGCTCGCGCGTCTTTAAGAGCAGCGCATCCGGCACGACGACGTACTCCGGTTGCACGACGCCGTAGTGGGAGGCCAGCTTCGTTCGATACTTCTTGAGAAACGCTTCGCGCGCGACCTCCGGCAGACGCAGCGCCACCGTGCCGTCCTTGTGCAGGGCGCTGAACATGTGACCGCCCAGCGACGTGTAGGGCACGGTGTCGCCTTTGCGCTCGACGCCGGGCACCGTCGCGAGGAGGGCGTCGTAAAGCGCGAGAGCGGCCGTTCGGTCCATGACCCCTTCCTACTTCAATGCGTCGAACCCTGGCTGCGGACGATCATAGCCCGACCCGGCGCTCCTCAGAGCTGTACGTGATGCCGACTCCGGCGCGAAGGGTCTGACCGACGACGCAGCAGGCCTCCGAAACGCGGAGCAATCGCGCGATCTCGGACGGGCCGCCGTTCGCCAGGCTGATTGCGGTGCGCACGCGCATCGCTTGGAAGCCGACCTGCACGCCGCCCATCGCCAAGGATCCTCGCAAGTCGACGTCACCTTCGACCGACACGGTCAGCGTGGCGATCTTAAGACCCATCGCGTTGGCAACCATACGCACGGTGAGCTCGAAACAGGAGCAGAGCGCCGCGCTCAGCACATCGCCGGGGGTCGCGTCGTCGTGCGGGCCGCCGTGCCCGCGATGCGTGGCGACTCTCGTCGGATGGGTAGATCCCTGCGCCGAAACGATCGCGTGAAACGGATCGGCGACATCATGACCTGCGGAGACGGCGCGATCGACGACCATGGCGCAGGAAGGATCGCTCTTGTAGCGAGCTCGCAGGGGCGCTTGCAGTTCACGGACGCTCGTCATGCTGCCTCCTCATGCAGGGAGGCTCTCGCCTCCATCACTTCGCCGGCAGCCCACTCGCGAAAGCAACGGCGACGTCGATCCACTTCCTCAGCTGCGCCTCGGTCTTGATGCCGGCGGGCTTTACCAAGATCCAGCCTTTCATCGCGCGCCCGGTGAGGTCGAAGGGGCGTGTGTGAGCCCGCGCGAGGGCGGTGTCCGTCTCTTCGGGAGGGAGCCGCACGATGAGCTCGGTGCCGTGAATGCCGACGCACATGTTGCCGTTCAGGAGGAATCCGATCCCCCCGAACATCTTTTTTTCCGACACACCTCGCCGAGCGAGCGAGCCGCGAATGCGTTCCGCCGACCGTTCGTCGAATGCCATGGCCGGGTCCTCTCGTTACCGAGGCTACCACCGGCAACCGTGTCAGAGCCGCTTCAACGCCTCTTTCACCTTCTCCATGTTCGGCCCTGCCCGGGCCCCCTCGTAGAAGGAAAGGTCCTCGTCGATTCCGACCAACTGCTGCTCATGGCTTTCGCGAAGCGC
This portion of the Candidatus Polarisedimenticolaceae bacterium genome encodes:
- a CDS encoding TfoX/Sxy family protein; translated protein: MAFDERSAERIRGSLARRGVSEKKMFGGIGFLLNGNMCVGIHGTELIVRLPPEETDTALARAHTRPFDLTGRAMKGWILVKPAGIKTEAQLRKWIDVAVAFASGLPAK
- a CDS encoding alpha/beta fold hydrolase gives rise to the protein MRKSIIFGALTVVSAVFAAPAAELVDVGGYRLDTLRAGAGAPAIVLVGGLGNELETWSQITPAAAELSTVVAYSRAGIGRSEPGPHDFTLHAAVAELHALLARLQVKPPYVLVGASFGGLIVRLYTSEYPAEVAGLVLIDATHEQQVQRWGKLDGTYPAAFRSFFEEKLKTLKGAEAAETRETMRIQAAGAVEGMKPLPDIPIAVLTSMKVDPNPQTVNQTAAGHEAWRAMHDEWFRQSRNGEHIETTRSGHHIQDDEPQLVLGAIRFVVDRVRTQ
- a CDS encoding OsmC family protein, translated to MTSVRELQAPLRARYKSDPSCAMVVDRAVSAGHDVADPFHAIVSAQGSTHPTRVATHRGHGGPHDDATPGDVLSAALCSCFELTVRMVANAMGLKIATLTVSVEGDVDLRGSLAMGGVQVGFQAMRVRTAISLANGGPSEIARLLRVSEACCVVGQTLRAGVGITYSSEERRVGL
- a CDS encoding GFA family protein, whose product is MSDVITGGCLCAGVRYEVRGPFLRASYCHCTRCRKHSGAAASAQGRVRREHFTLIAGAELVRVFRPEGGAVKAFCVACGSSLFGGTWPDGPEVSIRLGTVDGDPGIRPQFHTFVASRAPWADILDGLPQYPERKTD